In the Triticum aestivum cultivar Chinese Spring chromosome 2B, IWGSC CS RefSeq v2.1, whole genome shotgun sequence genome, tggcattgggttcattgacccaaacaccgttaataaATACTTATGGAAGATGAATCAACGTTATGCAAAGgaagtagaggacagcatgctagagttcttgaagtgcctcaaatacaatgaagatatactacttccttacaacttccagtgagtcatactgtcttgtactacaaattctttgtttttgcctactagctagctacatgtttttgcttacatatgcccgcttaattaagacatgcaaacgtgtgtgcatgcagatttcactgggtcttgtgtatcattaaagttgacgccggaacaattgaagtactggactcactaatctcagaaaaaactgactataacattttgtatgggttagtcaacaggtaatttcaatcattattaactatatatctcggcctatttcattcgtcatttcatgatatgaactatttaataacccctttattcattttctttgtcggcgggcagggcttggacaAGGTTCATCGCCGTCACGCCCGGCGAATGGAAgaaaaagcttaaatggtttcgacccaagataagcaattaagtagtactatagctctagctagctagctgccatctctttaattatcatgcttgattaatttttatctaataaaattccattctcgtaaaggccctgaagcagtcgcaggggactgatctgtgtgcattctgcgtttgcgagaacattcgcatgatggcgtccaaaaggagcaaatctcaaagacaggaatgggtacgcttgtcagaacaccattcataatttttacaccattatcgatatctagtcacacaactaatacacatgcatattgatctccttcttaacagttcaaagaggtgcgggagaagctcatagaaacggagcgcgtagaagcacttcaagaggaaatagcgggatttttgctagaccaggtcataaatccgaagggagaatactattacccgctaccgcccgaaGGCACCAAatgcaccaattaggctaatgccactggctccgaaggtaacattcatatgtaggagaaattgtatatagctagacatgtgtgtatgtgtgaattaattaatatggtggtttgtgagacattgatgatatatatatgcatgattggttctactagaaattctatatatatatatatatatatatatatgcataacgtgtacaatgtgtaatatcgtaaaataccagcaaacgaaaaagaattaaaatggaaacacaaaattaaatgaaaaaagaatcataaaactaaaaaaaaaaccttatagtaccggttggtattaccaaccggtactaaagggctccaggcccccggagctggctcgtgccacgtggttgccctttagcaccggttcgtgctgaaccggtactaaagggggggggggctttagtgaccacaaattagtgccggttacataaccgacactacagggccttacgaaccggtgctaatgcccggttctgcactagtgttacgGATTGTGAGCCTTTTGCTTTGTAACGTGTGAGACTTATGGATCGTGAGACCAAAGTTATGTGTGAGAATTCTGtaatgtgagacctaagttctatcAGATTTTCAGAATTATTTTGGTTTTTGAACATATGGAGTGCCCATGATGGCCTAACGGTACCTAAATGATGCCAATTGTTTTTTTCCAATATACTACtgattattttaaaaaagtttCATATCTTTTTGGCAAACAGATTTAATAATAACCTTAAGTTACATTTTCAGCCCCCCACCCCCCCAGTTCAAACTATGACCAAAAACTGAAAGTGTCTAGAACAGTCTGAAAAAATCTATAAAATCAAAATTAATATAAATATCATTCTGGGTAAGTTTTTgttgaacataataaaaaataCCCTCAAATTTCATTTTCAGACccattttttaatcaaattttGACCCAAAAGAATGAAAGTGTCCAGAAATTATTGCCAAAATAATATACTTATATATTGTAAAATCAACACTAATATACTTATCATACCAGGGAAGTTTCATACATTTTTGCCAAACATAAATAAACATACCATCAAATAACATTTTCAGCCCATTTTTGGTTTTGACCAAAAAATGTAAGTGTCCAATTTTTTTAGGGAAATCAGCACTAACATACTTGTATTGTTAGTTCAATCAAAATATCTTTCTTAGTATGTTAATACTCACATTTTTTGAGGGGTTGTTAATTCTCACGTATGTTTGTAATGTTAGCGGAGACGTGCAGCttacttttttttttgagacactCTCGCTAAGCTTTATTTAAAGTTCCAAAACATAAGTGGAGACGTGCAGCTTACCAGTGGTAGAAGTGGAAGAtcgtccccgcaaaaaaaaaagttcaAGAAAAAAATAACGTGAACGTGGATAGTCTGGCTGCCGCGGCCCAGGCCCAGGCCCGGGAAGACGCAGGACGGAAGACTCTGCCCGCACGCCGCTGTCCCCTACGAAAGTGAAATCGCTTGCCGTCCCCTCTCTATTGAGAGGTAACCCTGGTTCCCAaacactcgccgccgccgcctcccccccccccccccccccccccccccccccgcgttgtTGAGAGGTAACCCTAGTTCCCAAATCCTTGTTGGATCCGCAGCCATGGAGGAATCCTTCACGGCCCCCTCCGTCGACCCGCCCGCCGTCGATCCCGCCTCCGTCGACTCCCCCGCCGTCGATCCCGCCTCCTTCCACCCCCCCGCAGTCGATCCCGCCTCCGTCGACCCCCCCGCCGTCCATCCCGCCTCCTTCCACCCCCCCGCAGTCGATCCCGCCTCCGTCGACCCATCCCGCTACCCCTCCTGGGTCCTCCTCGACAGCAGAGCCTACTTCGACGACCCCGTCAACGGCACCACCGTGAAGGCCACGACGAGCACGGGCCACAACTTCGAGGTCACTTTTTGTCTCGCCCACCCGCCTGCCGTCTCCTACTTGTACGTCCACTTTCCCGGAATCAACGTACTAGAGTGTTGCACCACGGAGCCCCGCGTCATTTCCTCCGCCAATGACCTCGCGCTCCTATGCTTCCCCTTCAGAACTGGCACATCGAGCACCTACGACTACTTCGTCTACAGGGCTGCCTCCGGCAAGCCCACCATCAGATCGGTCCCGTGTCCTCCTCCAACCTACAGGCACTCATGGCACGCAGCCATCGTATCCCGCGAGGAAGGCAGTTTTTTGGTCGCTGATCTTTCCCTGGGTCGGGACCTTGGGCACTACAACCTGCACATCTTCTCGTCGGAGACAGACGAGTGGAGCACCAAACATGTGCAGCTGAAGGAGCCTCCTGGTATCCTGCCAAAGCTAATTCACAAGGTGATCTCTCTTGGAGAAGGCACAATAGGATGGGTCGACCTCTGGCGCGGCATTGTTGTCTGTGATGTGCTTCAGAAGGATCCTGTTCTCCGCTTCATCCCGCTGCCCAGACCGCTGCCCAAGGCTGATTATGACGAGCCCCCGAAAAGCCAAGCATTGGCCGATTATGACGCAGCACGGTCCGTGCGGGACGTTGCCGGCTTCCCCAATGGTTTCGTCGACTTCATCGAGATCGAACATTGTTTCAAATGGTCTAAGTTTATCAACATGAGGAGTTTCAAGACGACGGCCTATCTTGATTTCCTAGATACCATCAGTGATAATGACCTCCTTAGGCATCATGAAGAGGACATTATGGAGGATAAAATTGAGTGTGCACCTGATGGCTGGAAGATCCGAACAGGCTTTAGGAACATTTCTTGGAACCATTGGAGAAAAGGGTACAATTTCCATGTTGATGACATATCAGCCGAACCACAACTTGCTCTGGAGCTACTTCACCTGTGGGATAGTACAAGTGAGAAATGCAGAGTGACAAACCTGAAGACTACACCAGGCTTCCCGACCTTCACCATTTATGATTGTGCTGTTGTCCTCATGTCTAAGGTGGGTGCCGACCAAGTCACATGGATGCTTGGTGTAAATCTTGGGAATAAGTCGCTGGAAGTCATCAAGCCATACCGTGCCTTGAGAGTCGATTATTACAATCCGACCTTCATTTCCTGTGAATTCTCCAAATATCTGAATACCGCTCCAATTCAAAGGCATGTTTTTTGTTTAGCATTGTTCTCTATTTTCTTAACATTCATACAAACTGAAAAATATTTGCCAAACTAATTGTATGTTTCCCCCAGTTCTTCACTTATTGTACCACATGACACCTGACATTTTGCCTCTTAATTTGCTTAAGGCCATGTGATGAGGAAGTTGCAGCAGAGTCTGCTCCGAATGAGGAAGTTGCGGCAGAGTCTGCGCAGAATGGTGTGCCTAATGATCAACTTCCATTGGGGGATACTGTTCCAAACAATGTGGTAGGCACGCTGTAATCATCTTGCTACAACTACTAgttgaatgcccgtgcgttgccacggacacACAAAATACAAAATATGATGTGAAAAGATTACTCGACAAAAATGATAGCATGGACTTGGATATTTTAAATGAGTGTTTTTTATAGAATATATTTTGGCAAAAAAACAATGTCAAAGGTAATTCAAAATCTATGAACATGGATAAACTTATTTTTAAATGTAGATAATAACTAAATCATCCGTGAAATTAGCACATCCCTTAAAACACCATAGACTAAAACAAACATGATGAAACAGTCACCTACATAGTAGATACAAAACAAGTACGTGATAACTACACTTACAAATTAAAACACACAATCATGCGTAATAGGCATAACCAATGTCTACTATCTTACTACATGCGCTGAGCTTTCTTTGTATACATCCTGTAATAGGCATAACCAATGTCTACTATCTTACTACATGCGCCGAGCTTGCTTTGTATACATCCTGTGTCGGGGATCCTTTGTAGACAACTCGCTTGCTAGGAAAGCTCACCTCCACTCAATAAATTGGTGAACAAACTTCATATCAATCAACCCACCTATTATTTTCTGGTGAATATCTGCAAAAATATATATTATAAATGTTGCATTTAAATAATATTTAAAATTTGTCTACATATGTTAATAACAATCGTAAGTAATTGATTTTTAGTTGATAATAAGTCATAACTACTCACCATCAAGTGTGCGTGCTGCAGTATGATCCGGGTTGAATGCAAGGATGGTGTAATTTGAAGTTTCTAGATTTCCTATTGCCAAGATAAAAAAATATTTAGGTCAACTTAACAATACACTTTCTTAGAATATGCAATACATGTATTGGTATAGATGCTTCAATCACCGTATTTGCAATCCTTACGAAGCATAGTGGCAAGGACAATAGATTTATTGCCTTCAGTTGTTGACCACCTATATGAGTTCTCAATCAAGTTGCCACCCAAATCCCAACAACTATAAGTTTGCCCCTACAATTTGGAATTTTTTTAAATGGTAACCATGTCAAGGACTTTTTGAACTAATTTCGATTATTCAGTATAATACATTTAAATTTTGAGACACTGATGTTTAATTACGAGAGTTTGTGTGGTTTGACTTACATCATCATGCAAAAACACATCATCATGCGTAAGGCATCTCATCTCAGCGTTCGTTAAGAATGCATCATTGATGTGCACCAACTTCGTTTTTTCATGCAAGGACATGATTGATTTAATAACGGAAATATCGTCCCATGTGCAAATATAATCGGTCATGGGACAACATGAATCCAAATTAGTTACATATAAAAAAGGCCAATGAAATGATAAGGTTGATAATCACTGTGAAAGTAAATACCttaaaagggcaacctggtgcatgtagctcccgcttgcgcagggtccagggaagggtccgaccactttgggtctatagtacgcagcctttccctacatttctgtaagaggctgtttccaggacttgagtGAAAGGAAATACCTTGTGGTGTAATATTTGTATTTGTTCTTCTTGGTTTGTTATGACGCGAATTTGCTATTTCTATCTGCACATCGCTCTTGTTGATAGGTTCTTTTTCATGGTTAACAATATCCATATCTGTTAGTGGCACATTCTGCAAAGTGAaatatatatatagaaatatataaaTTAAATATAGTACTGCCATATTTTTTCCCAGGAATAGTATAATAattcatatgcaacatgcaaaatAAAAGATTAAAAAGACAGACATGTAAGAAATTTGGTAGCAGTGACAGACTGTCTAAATACCCAGCTCCTCATCGCTCCTCACCACTCTCACTTTCTCCTCACCGCTTAGCCCTTTTCCCTTTAGCTACCACCTATCCAGATCCCCTGTGCAGCCGCCGGCGCGTCATGGGGCGCATCCGCACGGCGCGCGACGGTGCGAGGCACCAATCCCTGGCCCATCCTCCCATCCCCCCGCCTCCGAACCAGGCTGCGCCCTCGCGAGCATCCCACACCCGCTTCCATCACTCCCTGGTGTCTGGCCAGATCCGCCGGGCAGGGCTCTCGCGGACGCGCGCCGCGCAGTCTGGGCGGCGGCATCCACCGCGCAGCGCCCCCTGCCCCCCGTCCCCCGCCCGGCGCCACCCCTCccctgccacccccacccccccccccacccgcgcTGCGACGGCGACATGCCGGTCGGAATCTTCTGCTGGCAACGCCCGGCGACCGGCGCGCGTCGTGCAGCCCGAGGAGACCCTGCAGCAAGCCGTGATCGCCCGGATGGGCGGAGTACGAGCAGGAGTGGATTCCGTGGTGCACCACGACATCGACGGCTTCTCTTCGCCACCGAGCTCTGCTCCCCTCCCTGTGCATCGGGATGAAGGTGCTCATGAATCTTACCTTGTCACGGTCGACTCCCCTCTCTCCCTCCGCGTTCTGCACTGGTAGGTCTGTTGGATTGGCACCGCCGGTGAAGCAAAAAACTGGAGGTAGATTGAATCTCTCCTATATATAAGGCTAGCTAGATGTGTAGTATCGGTATACGGTTAGGATAAGGTTGTTTATTTAGTGAGATGAGGATTAAACCTTTCTTGGGGTTGTTTGGATTGGATACGGACTTTTTGCCAATTCTGTTTCCCATAATAAACTCGTTTAAAGGGCTAACCGCATGAAATTTGTTAGCGTAACCAAAAGTATAGTTTTTTTAGGGACAGAATTAGTAAAACTTGGTTTTAGTAGAACATGGAAAGTGTCTTCTAATAGTTATTGTTTAAACCATTTTAGCCATTCATATTAAAAAAGGCATGGCGTGAGCATTGATCGGACCAAGGAAATCACTTACGCCTCAATCAGGCAAAGGCAGCAGCATGGCCTTAACATTGTGTATAGTTATAGTCTACTCTAGAAGATGGTTAACACCTTAACGTTGTGACTCGCGTGTTCTCGGTGATGTGCCTGAGTGTCTTGAAACTTCTAAGAAGGAAAAGAACTATGGTCAAGGAGGCTAGCTTCCTCTTCCTGGAGATTCGATCTGCCAATCCTGACCAAATTTCGAATTGTACAGACCCACAATGCATTTCAACAAAGCAAAACACAGTGTCAGAATCATACAGATTTATGCAAGGTAACCTGCCATAAAAGTCAGTACTCTACAATGGTGACAGTCATACTAATGTACCATTTGTAAAAATCGAATGCAAAGCTTGGTCTGTATCTTCTGGCAAATAGCTTAAGGTTGATGTTTCTAATCCTGTACATGGTACTTTGGAATCACCTTCTTCGTTGAATTTTGAGGCCTGAAATTGATGTTTAAGAACGTGTTAGAAATTAAGGTCAGCTGCGTGCTAAATCTTATCACAGAGGTACTGAAAAAAGCAGATCAACAAATTATGTTCCTTTTCTTCATATCGAAGTATTTGTCGCCTAGAAAAACTTATCCTTTAATAGTTGAGATAGTAGAGATATGAGGAGATCACTGATGGCTTCACTCAGCTAGGGTTCTTCATTAATTATCAGATACATAGTTCCTTGTCCATGTATTTCTAACAAGAGATTCTATGCAATTGAAGTTTAAGTCGGTTTTTATATTGCTATATATGATATTAGATGCCACAGGTTTTGACCATATTAAAGAACATATGCATTAGAAAGAAATACGACACCTTAgtatttttgttcttctttagcaaGTCACTATCCAAACATCTTCCTCCCGCATCTGTTTGAAATTTCACGCTGTCTCTTGTTATTTCGAGCTTAAACAGGTATAGGACGGGTAGATGTCGCGAAAGGAATACTCATGGTTTCTGAAGACTGACTATGCCTGAGTACTACACAGCAACAAACTCAGGTTAGTGTGCATTAAGATCTACAATAGTTATGTGGTTGTAATGCAGAAATGAACATACTTTACCTTGACTTGCTATAATTTGATCCGGCAACTTCATGTGCTAAGGACTTCCTTGTACACTATGTTCTTCATGGTCGTTAATAAGAGCTCAGATCTTTTTCGCTTCTTTGAATTCTTGCTTTCTTCCTTACCCTTGCCCTTACCCTTGCCATTGTCCTTGATGGCGAGAATCTTGATGTTCCTCTTCGATGTGGCTCTAGACAATGCAACGTAGAGCTGACCGTGAGAGAAAACCGGGTCCGGTAGGTACACCCCGACAATTGGGATGGTCTGCCCTTGCGCCTTGTTGATTGTCATGGCAAAGCTGAGCCTAATAGGGAACTGCTTCCTCTTGAACTTGAAAGGGAATATATCGTCATCGGTTGGGCAGAGAGGTATCCGAGGAAGGAACACCCTCCTACCAGCATGTTGTCCTAGCATGATTTCTGCATCAATGGCGTTCCTCTGAAAACCCCGGACCACAAGCCTTGTGCCGTTACACAACCCATTAGCTGGATCAATGTTTCTCAACAGTATAACAGGGCAATTTATCTTTAGTTTGAGTGCATGCAGAGGCAGCCCGTTGGGAGTCAGGTTATTAAGGAATTCGGGGGCATAGTAGCCGTGTGGATCATCCTCTGCACTATCAAAACTGTGGTAGATCTTATCTTCGCCCTGGAAGCGCTCTATCATGCGCGTATTTATCTTATAAACGTTGTCATTCTTGGTGGAGAGGATTGCTCGAGATGTCATGTAATTTGGATCAGCCATGTTGTCGTCCAGAGCAGGAAATACATGGTCGATTAGCTTCTCTAGGTCAGCGCCGTCTC is a window encoding:
- the LOC123045840 gene encoding uncharacterized protein isoform X2; this encodes MEESFTAPSVDPPAVDPASVDSPAVDPASFHPPAVDPASVDPPAVHPASFHPPAVDPASVDPSRYPSWVLLDSRAYFDDPVNGTTVKATTSTGHNFEVTFCLAHPPAVSYLYVHFPGINVLECCTTEPRVISSANDLALLCFPFRTGTSSTYDYFVYRAASGKPTIRSVPCPPPTYRHSWHAAIVSREEGSFLVADLSLGRDLGHYNLHIFSSETDEWSTKHVQLKEPPGILPKLIHKVISLGEGTIGWVDLWRGIVVCDVLQKDPVLRFIPLPRPLPKADYDEPPKSQALADYDAARSVRDVAGFPNGFVDFIEIEHCFKWSKFINMRSFKTTAYLDFLDTISDNDLLRHHEEDIMEDKIECAPDGWKIRTGFRNISWNHWRKGYNFHVDDISAEPQLALELLHLWDSTSEKCRVTNLKTTPGFPTFTIYDCAVVLMSKVGADQVTWMLGVNLGNKSLEVIKPYRALRVDYYNPTFISCEFSKYLNTAPIQRPCDEEVAAESAPNEEVAAESAQNGVPNDQLPLGDTVPNNVV
- the LOC123045840 gene encoding uncharacterized protein isoform X1, with the protein product MEESFTAPSVDPPAVDPASVDSPAVDPASFHPPAVDPASVDPPAVHPASFHPPAVDPASVDPSRYPSWVLLDSRAYFDDPVNGTTVKATTSTGHNFEVTFCLAHPPAVSYLYVHFPGINVLECCTTEPRVISSANDLALLCFPFRTGTSSTYDYFVYRAASGKPTIRSVPCPPPTYRHSWHAAIVSREEGSFLVADLSLGRDLGHYNLHIFSSETDEWSTKHVQLKEPPGILPKLIHKVISLGEGTIGWVDLWRGIVVCDVLQKDPVLRFIPLPRPLPKADYDEPPKSQALADYDAARSVRDVAGFPNGFVDFIEIEHCFKWSKFINMRSFKTTAYLDFLDTISDNDLLRHHEEDIMEDKIECAPDGWKIRTGFRNISWNHWRKGYNFHVDDISAEPQLALELLHLWDSTSEKCRVTNLKTTPGFPTFTIYDCAVVLMSKVGADQVTWMLGVNLGNKSLEVIKPYRALRVDYYNPTFISCEFSKYLNTAPIQRPCDEEVAAESAPNEEVAAESAQNGVPNDQLPLGDTVPNNVFIKCKIL
- the LOC123045840 gene encoding uncharacterized protein isoform X3, which translates into the protein MEESFTAPSVDPPAVDPASVDSPAVDPASFHPPAVDPASVDPPAVHPASFHPPAVDPASVDPSRYPSWVLLDSRAYFDDPVNGTTVKATTSTGHNFEVTFCLAHPPAVSYLTGTSSTYDYFVYRAASGKPTIRSVPCPPPTYRHSWHAAIVSREEGSFLVADLSLGRDLGHYNLHIFSSETDEWSTKHVQLKEPPGILPKLIHKVISLGEGTIGWVDLWRGIVVCDVLQKDPVLRFIPLPRPLPKADYDEPPKSQALADYDAARSVRDVAGFPNGFVDFIEIEHCFKWSKFINMRSFKTTAYLDFLDTISDNDLLRHHEEDIMEDKIECAPDGWKIRTGFRNISWNHWRKGYNFHVDDISAEPQLALELLHLWDSTSEKCRVTNLKTTPGFPTFTIYDCAVVLMSKVGADQVTWMLGVNLGNKSLEVIKPYRALRVDYYNPTFISCEFSKYLNTAPIQRPCDEEVAAESAPNEEVAAESAQNGVPNDQLPLGDTVPNNVFIKCKIL